From the Natronococcus sp. AD-5 genome, one window contains:
- a CDS encoding proteasome assembly chaperone family protein has translation MTSNTGEAEFHRETDPDAEKPTLIEGLPGHGLVASIAVDQITTQLDLKQYGSIRSDAFSPVASFTDGRIQDTVRVYGGTDPDVLTLQSDVPIPEDAFNELSQCVLEELVEDFSQAIFLAGAPAQSEEQQGDVVGVATTEELKAELDEVGVELMEESGAVGGVTGALVNACYQADVPAVLLLVRADPRLPDPLAAQSVIETALEPLVEFNIETDELQEQAEEIQRQKQQVAQQLQQAQDQQDEPMQARGMFR, from the coding sequence ATGACATCAAACACTGGTGAGGCAGAGTTTCACCGCGAAACAGATCCTGATGCAGAGAAACCGACACTGATCGAGGGACTGCCGGGTCACGGATTGGTTGCCTCAATCGCCGTCGATCAGATTACCACTCAATTGGACCTCAAGCAGTATGGGTCGATTCGGTCCGATGCCTTTTCACCGGTGGCATCGTTCACGGACGGACGCATTCAGGATACCGTACGTGTCTATGGCGGGACGGATCCCGATGTCCTGACACTGCAGAGCGATGTGCCGATACCGGAGGATGCCTTCAATGAATTAAGCCAGTGTGTGTTGGAGGAGCTGGTCGAGGACTTTAGCCAGGCGATCTTTCTTGCTGGTGCGCCTGCTCAGTCAGAGGAACAGCAGGGCGATGTGGTCGGCGTTGCGACGACCGAGGAGTTGAAGGCGGAACTTGATGAGGTTGGAGTCGAACTGATGGAAGAGTCCGGTGCTGTCGGGGGTGTGACGGGTGCGCTCGTGAACGCGTGTTACCAGGCGGATGTTCCAGCAGTGTTACTGCTTGTCCGGGCGGATCCACGTCTTCCGGATCCGTTGGCAGCCCAGTCGGTGATCGAGACGGCGCTGGAACCGCTGGTCGAGTTCAATATCGAGACTGACGAACTTCAGGAGCAAGCAGAGGAGATCCAGCGACAGAAACAGCAAGTCGCACAGCAGTTACAGCAGGCGCAAGATCAACAGGACGAACCGATGCAGGCACGAGGGATGTTCCGCTAG
- the lrp gene encoding HTH-type transcriptional regulator Lrp, with protein sequence MAYESLDEDLVNGLLGDGRASLRSLAEELDVSVTTVSNHLSDLEENGVIKGYTPKVDYNAAGYDVTAVMQLKAEGNALPEITETLKDHQQMISVYEVTGDYDVIAIGKFEDTEDMNAQIKALITDPDINQSNTSIVLNAVAENEQFELNTESSET encoded by the coding sequence ATGGCCTACGAGAGCTTGGACGAAGACTTAGTGAACGGACTACTTGGCGATGGGCGTGCAAGTCTGCGGAGTCTCGCCGAAGAACTCGATGTCTCCGTTACAACCGTCTCAAACCATCTTTCCGATCTCGAGGAAAACGGGGTCATCAAAGGATACACGCCAAAAGTCGATTACAACGCTGCCGGATACGATGTCACCGCTGTGATGCAACTTAAAGCCGAAGGGAATGCCCTCCCCGAAATCACGGAGACACTGAAAGATCACCAACAGATGATCTCGGTCTATGAGGTGACCGGTGACTACGACGTGATCGCGATCGGTAAATTCGAAGACACCGAAGACATGAACGCCCAGATCAAAGCCCTGATCACAGATCCCGACATCAATCAGTCGAACACCAGTATCGTTCTCAATGCTGTCGCTGAAAACGAACAGTTCGAACTCAACACGGAGAGCAGCGAGACCTAA